One segment of Methanobrevibacter sp. DNA contains the following:
- a CDS encoding deoxyhypusine synthase, with protein sequence MKVNPIDVNSDMKIIDLIDQFDDSGVLGAGRVARACNILSDMIQDDDMNVFMSLGGPLIPGGMRNIVTKMIKEGHVNLIVASGANITHDLVEAFGGSHYRHEGKDDEELNEEGIGRIADINVGSDDFTIFESEITKIYEKIACEKQKVSIQELLYEIGLLVEDENSFVATAAKYDVPIFAPGLIDSMMGLQLWIFSQDHDFVVDAVADMHYLSDIVFESEKVGAILLGGGLTKHYTLASNVIKGGLDAAIQITMDRPEAGSLGGAPLEEAKSWAKARCGSSLASVVGDVTVIFPLIYAAALDKIGSD encoded by the coding sequence ATTCAGGTGTTCTAGGTGCAGGTAGAGTTGCACGAGCATGCAATATACTGTCCGATATGATTCAGGATGATGATATGAATGTATTTATGAGTCTAGGAGGACCATTGATACCTGGTGGAATGAGAAATATTGTAACTAAAATGATTAAAGAGGGACATGTCAATCTAATCGTAGCAAGCGGTGCCAACATCACTCATGACCTTGTTGAGGCATTTGGAGGATCTCACTATCGCCATGAGGGCAAGGATGATGAAGAATTAAATGAGGAAGGCATAGGCAGGATTGCCGATATTAACGTGGGATCTGATGATTTTACTATTTTTGAAAGTGAAATTACCAAGATTTATGAAAAGATTGCTTGTGAAAAACAAAAAGTTTCAATTCAGGAACTGCTCTATGAAATAGGCCTTTTGGTTGAAGATGAAAACTCATTTGTAGCGACAGCCGCAAAATATGATGTTCCTATTTTCGCTCCGGGTTTAATCGATTCAATGATGGGTCTTCAGTTATGGATTTTCTCACAGGACCATGACTTTGTGGTTGATGCGGTAGCTGACATGCACTATTTGTCTGATATTGTTTTCGAATCTGAAAAAGTGGGTGCAATCCTTTTAGGTGGAGGATTGACAAAGCATTATACATTGGCCTCCAATGTTATTAAAGGCGGTCTTGATGCAGCTATCCAAATTACAATGGACAGGCCTGAAGCGGGTAGTTTGGGAGGAGCACCTCTTGAAGAGGCAAAATCATGGGCAAAGGCTAGATGCGGATCCAGTCTTGCCAGTGTTGTGGGAGATGTCACTGTAATTTTCCCATTGATTTATGCAGCTGCTTTGGATAAAATTGGTAGTGATTAG